From the Carassius carassius chromosome 34, fCarCar2.1, whole genome shotgun sequence genome, the window CTATAGTGATGATGccctaaaaataaatgcaaaattaaaaactagtccaaaacaCTGTCTGCTGGGTCTCAGTGGgtaaaatatgttctaagaatgtttcgCCAACATTACCATTATGATAAGGTTATTTCTGAATGCTCATTGAGTGTTCGAAACaactattgttttaaaaaaattttattggTTATGTCAAAGATAAAGAAAATAAGCAACATTCCATTTTTATCAGTTTGCAAACGTCATGTGAATGttactttgtttttttctatGTTAGCCagattgttttactgtatttataaggcaatgtttatttatttttatttcaagctGAAAAAGAGAATTTCAGGCAgcttgtattcatcaaaattatatCTTTTGACTCGTGTTATGTTAAAATAACCTTGAACCTGAATAGAAGTGGTCAAGAAGAGTTTCTAAATGTCCTCTACATTATGAAGGACTGTTAACCGTTTATCGCAAATGTGCTTTGTAAATAAGAGTCTTTTGCTTCCTTTAGCAGTACTGGAAAGGTTTGCTTTGTAGCATGATATTTTGGGGGTTTTATATCACATTTTAGTACTCAGAGCAGAGGAAGAATGATTCGaaaacagtgtttatttatttttttgtgattattttgtgTTAATAGAAACTGTTTGAAGTTGAAACAAAATGGAAACAAAACTTAAATCTGATTAAATATGTGATATGttcaaatataacataatatttcaTGATGTCTTCAGAGTAGCACAAAATTAAGTAAACacaatgaaaaacagaaaaacaatgaaaacagtaataatgtgaaaaattaatacaatttaaaatatctattggacttttgaatatattttaagatgtcatttattcctgtgatgcacagctgaattttctgcatcattcctcttcagtgtcttcagtgtcacatgatcttcagaaatcattctgatatgatgatttgctggtcaaaaaacatttctgattattatcaatattgaaaacagttgtgctgcttcatatttttgtggaaacggcaatgcattttatttgtcagaattcattgatgaatagaaagtacagcaattatttgtaatagaaatctttgtagcattataaatgtctttactctcacttttgtacTTTTTGCTCAATAATTTACTCTTTGAAAGCATAAAACGCACATTATGCAGTGACTAGGCTGTCGGTGGATTTTACCAGGTGGCTGACAAATCCTGCTAGTTTAAACTAACCTTTTTAACTCAGATAGACACTGGAAACTGAAGATTGTCTCTGACATCTTGGCTCTATCAAaagtctttctttctgtctttctcctctTTATTCACACCTTTAACCTCTCACCTCTCTTCTTTCTCATGTCTCATCCAGCTCTTACATAACAAAGATGTGTTATTTCCGCCCTTTGTCTTGAAATTCATTCATCAATATGCCACAGCTGAGCTGCTCTTCAAAGGTGAGGCGAATTTCGCCCGAGGTCATGAGGCACACGTTTCACTCATAAACTCTAGTGCTGCTTTGAATGGTAGTTTGGTTGTGAAAAATCAGTGCCGGCCATCAGTAAACCAAGCTTTCGGATCCGACTGACTGTATATGTGGCTTTccagtcacatgtctcatgagctTACAATCCACTAAGCTCCATCAGGGATTCTGTTAAGAATCTCAAATCCATTTTTCCCTTTATCGTAAAAACAGTAAATCTCATAACCTACAAAAAGGTAATGAAAAGTTGAAAGCTGGTGTTTTTGTTCAAACTTTTCTTGGTTTTGAAGTTTAATGTGTGTTCATACAAAAATGTGTGACTGCTGTGCCGATAATGAGGCCACTTGATTAATCTGCAGCTAGATTATCTTTGCAATAATTGCCAGCCAGCAATAACAAGACctcccagagtgtgtatgtgtgtgtatgataaAATACGGATTGCATGATTGTCCTGTATTATAAAAGCAACACTGCAACGCCCACAATCTGATGTTCATCATAAATTAGTTTCCGTGCTTTCCTGATTTGATTTCTTTTCTGTCTTGGGAGCAGAATCACTCATTCTCATAAAAATGAATAGCTCAAATTCAACCTTCTTCCTTGTTTTGTACTTATTTTGTGTAAGTAAAGTTGGAGTAAAATAAAAACGCAACCTAAATCtgattaaacattgtgtaaaatcTTCATATATTCACAAAATTTCAATGCATGATGACTTTTTAGAATAGAACAAAATTGCTGGATTAAACTGAACACATGCacttaaaaaatctttttttgaaagaagtctcttctgctcaccagggctgcatttatttgattaaaaatacagttaaaacagcaaattgtgaaatattattataatttaaaataactgttttctgtattaatttatttaaaaatgtaatttattcctgtgatgcaaagcagtaGAAACATGCAgcatcataaaaattaaaaactctgtgGTCAAATATTCACAGTTTTCACTGCATGATGACTTTTTGTAgaattttgtacatttacattaatgaAGTCTCTTCTCTTCTGCcccccaaggctgcatttattagtttaaaaatagttaataaataagttatattgtgagatattacaatttaaaataactgttccattgttgaatatattttaaaatgttatgtattttttacttattttgtgtGAATGAGATTAGAACAAAACCTAACAAACAGCATGCAAAACGTTCAAATAATCACTATATTGAATGATTATACATATAAATCATTCAAAATGATAACTATCCAAAATAATGGCTTTTTAGAATAGCACGCATAtaatacagtttaaaagttagagtcaacattttatttgtttttagtctcttctgctcaccatttatttgattaactgtaaaaacagtaatattatgaaatatttgagTGTTTTCtgctgtaatatattttaaaatgtaatttattcttatgaCGGTGAAGCAGATCTTTCTTGTCTTGAGAGTAGAAACACTCGTGATCATAAAAATCTGTCAGTATTACATCTGACAGCATGCTTTCACAGTGACGACTTCCAGCCCGCTGTCTCTGAATCAAACACACTTTCACCTGAACCCCATATAGTACACCAGAGTGTTTCtgggtggttgtgtgtgtgtgtgtgtgtgagctctcATTTATAAGGAATGGTGAAAACGGAGGAAAGCATTTCCAGGAAGATGAAAGATAAACAGCATTGTTCCCTCCCTGTCATCACTCCTCGCTCTCCTCTTGATgtctaacacactcacacacaacagTTTGTTCCTCATCAgtattttttgtttcagtttttagaaTGAATTTATTTAGATTGTGTGAATGAAATATTCTGTCATTATGTGTTTAAACaacatacactactattcaaaagtttggggtcattaagtatttttttttggggTCATTAAGTTTTTTGCTAGAAAACGTTAGCCTattaaggtttccacaaaaatatgaagcagcactgagcacaatatattttatacttGTTAATAATCAGATATTTTTCTTGTGCatttaatcagcatattagaatgatttcttgaggatcatgtgacactgaggaggAATGGCTATAAACTAAGTATTCAATAGATattatcagttattattattttattagtatttctAGTATTTTTATAACCACAATGTTCTTAAGATATTTAAGATAAACTTATTAAGAGTTCTAAAAgtcttaattaaatgtatttattaaattatattttatatatatatatatatatattttttttttttttttttttcttcttcatttagtTGTATCATCAAGCAGGAGCATCATGTCACATGGAGAAAAAGGAAAGGTAAGaagtttaaaggtgaagtgtgtaattgttttggatattaaaatgtttaatgttcataGTCTTTGTAAATATGTCATTAATAATGTATGTCAAGTTCTGATTAAACCAATGGAATGAGTTTGTGGGTTTGCTCAACCAATAGAAGTTGAAGGAAGCATTTGGGATATAATGCTTTTATCTAGTTATTATGCTTTTGCATTTGGAATAACATACTTCACATTTAACTCTTAAACATGTACATATTAAGTACAACTTTATTTGTCTCAGTGTAATTGTTCTGATGTGTTTCTAGTTCCCTGATGCTGCAGGATATGTGGGATTTGCCAACCTGCCCAATCAGGTGCACAGGAAGTCTGTGAAGAAAGGCTTTGAGTTTACACTGATGGTAGTCGGTGAggaacatataaacacacacatggatccagacagacacacactgtgCTTTTAACCGGCTGTTATTTGTCATCTCAGGAGAGTCTGGTCTTGGCAAATCAACCCTGATCAACAGCCTCTTCCTGACTGACCTCTACCCAGAGCGCTATATACCTGGAGCAgcaggtaaaacacacacacacacggctctcCTGAGGTCTTCATTAACTCTACAGGATATTGTGTCCAAGACTGAAATGATCCCTTGCAGTCATGAGAAAAGCCTCTgtagattaactttttttttttacccgaaAAGTATGTGAACACTCAAAACGCACGTAAATATATTCATTAGATAATGAAATATCTTAGAATATTTAAATTGCAGTATTTCTGTGGGTCTTAAACTGGTCTTCTAAGTTGTAATTCACCTTTCCACAAGTGaaaaccttaaagggatactcatttgaaatgaacattttgtcattaatcgcttacccccatgtcgttccaaacccgtaaaagctctgttCGTCTTGGGAACACAATTGAGACCTTAGaccttgagactgtcccatagactgtgaagtaaataacagtgtcaaggtccataaaaggtttGAGGAGTCatcatcagaatactccatctgccatcagacgtgcaatctgggttatatgaagcaacGGAAACACTTTTtataagcgaagaaaacaaaaataacgactttattcaataattcctttgtcaacggtttcctctgtgtcactccatatcactgtatgctgcatatgctcttctgtgtcattcGTGCCACAAgaatgaaaaatgattttttctttgcttacaaaaagtgttcctgtcCCCGCATATAACCAATTAATTATAACCAATTATaatcaattttaaatatttcatgtaAAATTGATTGAAAAGTAACAGGCGATGTTTTCAAACTAAGTTTtctaattaacatttattttctgcTCCCTAGACAATAGACATTACATTTAGAGATCATATTGATGTTTATGTTCCCTTCCATTTATTCCTTAAATTTCCTTCACTTGGTCTTACAAAGTCTtaaatttaccttcataaaacctaCAGATACCCTTTAATTATAAAACAGACAAGCACAAGcatttttcaataaaacatttcacaaatagaggtgttttgttttaaattataatttatacgacattctgttctattctatttatTGCATAAATTCGCCTAATGCAATGAattaagaacttttttttatgtgtgtccaAATGCTTTCTCgtgtaaagtaatattttcttcagCAAGATGCTGCTCCCGGTGGAATGCAGAACATGTCTGATTTAAATGCTCAATGTCTATTAAATACCTTTAAATCTATCTGTTGAGCACTTTGTCTATTAAAGCTCTCTAGAGTAAAAGGTTGTTATCAAGAAAGCAATTCCATCTTAAGCCCAGGGCTTCCTCCCAGAGGATCTCAGAAAATGCTCATTAATCTGTTTCATGGTgcacatttttaatttgatttgtcTTGATGTGCCTCCTCAAGTGTTTCTCTGTGCTGGAGTTTTTTGTTCTGATGGGTTTTTTTTGTACTTGCAGAGAAGATTGAGCGCACGGTCCAGATTGAAGCGTCCACGGTGGAAATCGAGGAGAGGGGAGTGAAGCTCCGCCTTACTGTGGTGGACACGCCTGGATACGGAGACGCCATAAACAGCCAGGACTGGTCAGTATGTGTTTACTTGTGGTGGTTTTCCACTGAATGGTACGGCTCGGATCGGGTCAGTTCGTGTTTgcactgcagtttagtaccgcGGGATCATAGACGTTGTTATAGTTGCGCCACCTCTACTGCCTCGATCTCCTGAAAAACTTTTTCATTCCGCATCGTCCCATCAAGCCTTTGCTGGATCCACTCCTTGGCTATCAACGATAGGAacatctgtacttcctcaacagaccaCTAAACAGccttcatgttgttgtttatttctgttgctttcattcaaaaaaaaagtcacattcgGTCCTCTAGCGAGTCTAGGGTCTCGTGTTACAATAGTTCAATAACGCAGGTAATGACGATTCTTTGTgctgtaccatgcagtggaaaagtgccattaGCTAAATTTGTCCTGAGGAGTGAGCTAAATCAGATCAAACCTCCCTTTGGAGACATCTGGAGACGTCTTCAATTAGAAGAATGATTCatacttaaaatatatgtattttaataatacataattttttatgtaattctttaatattattttataattttgcatttattggaaatgtgtttattattattttataattctaaaAGTGGTATGGTACATTTGGTACAGTTTACAGTTTTAATTGTTCTTGGAGATTTTAGCAAAGCAAATCTTTCCCGCGATCTGCCAAAATACAAATAGCACATCACAtatcccaccagagacagtaatatattggatcagtTACACCACATTAaaagatgcatatcactctgtcccACGGGCAGGCTCTCTGATCACTGTGTAGTTCATCTTATacaacctacaggcagaaactgaaatctgctaaacctgtaatAAAGACTGTTAAatgatggactaatgaagcagagcagtgtttttgaagctgcagcCACAGATCAGGATGAGCTCACAGAGACTGGAACTTCATATATCAGCTTGTGAGGATATGTGCATTCATCCAACGACCCGGCATCAGTATGGACTGACCTGAGTAACATCAGGACACCATTACTGCGGTCTGTGGAGATCAACAAATGACTGACGATCTCAgtagccgcttttccactgtgtggccagtgcgagccagtgcTTTAATCAGGCCGGGCGGGCATAATAGCCTCTGACCTGTAGCACAGAGGTCAAAATAGCGCTGCGTTTCCACCGTCGGAGCAGAAGCTTCACtgaaacacgccctttacacaccCCTCTAGAACAAAGTCacacaaccccatcatttcaccaacaaagagaagttatcagaaaacgaaTAAGAAATAAGTAACGGCAATAAGCCGTAACGATGAAAGCGGCTGTTTGTTTGCATGcgttgttaaatatttaaatccaaaagcatttatgttttactataataagtgatacattgatcataattaattaatttatcaggattgaaaattaatctcacagaaataaagcattatgaacatagcctgcttattcagtcgagtctgtttctgtttatttgtattcACAGCagcctatatacatcacatttagaaagaattatcatttctttatttttataaaagctccagaacaaaaaacattattatgtttttctGACATAGGCTACGCGGAGCTTAACTCTTGAGACTCAAGGTttgtgacagataaaatatgttactaaataaacgATCATTATAGAAattaagaagctgacgtctgatttcgaagtggttgcatttaccatatttactatggtaacgttaatgcctagcgtgcatagtcttttgcatcgcttatgaATATTTCTGCCTtctatggtgattataatccacatcggatcaagttatttcaaacacccGCTGCTGACAGAAATTAGtgttgagctcaacttatttgaaaaagtttttaatgctgaggttaaagctgttatctttctgaaataatCCGCAGCGCAGACACTCACAGTTTCAGTCTTACACCCCACACCCGCTCTGATCTGCACTTCACACATTCACCTACCTCTCCATCACCTGCCATTAAACCTGTGCTTAAGGTCTGTGTCAAGGATGTGAAGTATTTGTATTTGGACACCTAAATCACACTTCTGTCATTACTTTAGATAGCCTAACTAAACATTAAGGCAATGTTTCATTCTATAAATAAACAAGCACTTGCacttttaaagaaaaacattttgttgtgtttgaaATGTCCATTACTCTTTGATATTCTGTGTGATGAAATCAATTTAAAGCAGAATAGCATTTCTGATTGAGTTTGTCTTAGACATCGTCTTGCCTTAAAAAACTTGAATGCAATGACATCTTGTCATGTGATTTTAAAATTTGGACTATTTTAACTTGCATATTAGAAATGCAATGCTAATGGTGGAGttctcaaaaaaattataataataatttgaatgcaTGAATGCATCTTGATATGTTTGAATGTTGCTTTAAAGTTAATGCATTTAGAGATGTTAAGTTTTCTACCATCCAAACTGTCTAACAGCTAAATCACAGCATGCATAGTAAAGATCTGTTgcttaaaataaagcagtagatCTCGACCAGATGCCGTCTTGGCCCATTCCAACTTTTAATTTCCCCTAAACATAATGTGTGTTTACTCTTGAATGCACTTGCATCAGTGCTGATGTCGTGTCTCTTAGATAGATTAACTAGCTGTTTATTATCACAGATATCTACCATTAAATTAGACCTTGCATTTAATTATGACCTCTTGAATGGTAGACTGGACTGATTATTAATTTAATACCCAATGTTTTGCGTTTGTGTATCTGCATAACAGAGATTATTAACACAAAGGCACTTGACTGTAGACTGGAGGCAGCTGTTGTCTCTTGTTGCTCTATTGGTCATTGAGCCCTGCGGAGAAATGCTTAGAACGTCCTGTTTGAAAGAACAATATCCTCCCCATCTCTTACCCACAGACTTCTCAGCCTGATGATGAAAACGTGCCATCCATGTTACCTACCTACTGTCATGTCATTTCCTCATGCCATGTCTTCTTCTCCTTCAGCCTCTCGATAAGGCTGCGGTCTCAATGCCAATTCATGCATCAGGTCTATCAGAAGATGCAGAAGAGGCTTAGTTCTGGTTAAAAGTTTAGTTTCGTTTGCAGTAGATAAGTCTGGTGACTGTAGAGCAAAAGGGAAGGTGGTGGCGAGACCTTAAATAACTAAGAGTTGATGTATTCAACAGTTATAGTGAGGCTAAATAtagtctttttttgttgttgttgttgctggacAGGAGCCTGTAAACATGATGTTGTGGAGCGTTTATATAAGCTTTATTTGGACAAAGTGTTTTTTGTCATCATTTCTAAGTGCGTTCAGATGTCTcatgattagtttttttttttttcatattcgcATCCTATGCTTGTTTAATACAATCATAAGCTTTTATGTCTTAGTATTTCCTTTCAGCTTGTTCTCTGATATCTGCTTTATTCTGTTCGACAGCTTTAAGACGATCATCCACTATATTGATAATCAGTTTGAGCGATACCTGCATGATGAGAGTGGACTGAACCGCAGACACATCGTTGACAACAGAGTGCACTGCTGCTTTTACTTCATCTCTCCATTTGGACACGGGTAAAATGCACATTTTCTACCTTTCATCATCagtcaataaaacattttgttcttGCAAAAAGTGGCTTTAGCCTTCAATTAAGGCTAGTTTACAGCGAAGGTATGCATTAAAGCAACATCAATCACCAACAAAAACCACAGGCGAAAATTTCAAAAAAACTTTGCACTTTAAAGTTTGAAAGTGACATGAGGAAGTTATGGAAAGTAAGAAGtgtggtttttgtttgtttgtttttgttttttacctgtATGTTTTGGGGAATGTgtggcatttatttaatcattatttaaaaaaaattgttttaaatactttaaaattcAATAAAGATATGTTATACAGAAAGTGACATTAATCTTCCATCAAAAATTACAGCAGATTTTTTACAAGCCTCTGAGAAATGAACAGCCGAAAAAATCGCAAGTGAAAATTCAAGTTAACTGTTCACACTGAGCATGATGATTAAAATGTTCATTGGCCGTGGAGAAAAGTTTATTGCTGACATGAATTGCCAGCAAAAAATGCAACCAAACATCACATCATTCCAGGGTCAAATTTGGTGGacatatagttttttattttttccttctcatGTGCTCATAATGTTTTTAGTTTCTGGTTGTTaggatttttttgtatttataactttagctcaccagggctgcatttatttaataaaaaatacagaaaataaaaatcaccgatattttgaaataaactttaaatttaaaataagtgttttctgcttgaatatattttgaaattttattccagtgagtcaaagctgaattttcagcatcgttcctccagtcttcagtgtcacatgatcttcagaaatcattctaatatgctgatttgccgctcacaaaatatttctcattatcagtgttgaaaatatttATGCATCGTTTTGTTTGAAgaaattcaaaagaacaacatttatttgaaatagcattatacatgtgtaatgaattaacctttgtattcatccggaagaaggaggcgggaaccgacgcacaatcaacagaaaactttaatgatcaaaataaacacaaagcagcgcatcagcccctcacggacgactgatgcgcgcaaaataaaaccaaaacacaactaaaatcccaggcctggtcctctctcgtccttcactgtcgtcgctccagtttttatatccttccatctcctccatgggcctcgagaccggcgggtcgaacaggtgtagctcatctccaatcactccaccggcctcgctcccatgtccctcggccccgccccactcgtcacaacatgTGTTTAACTTTGATCAGTTTTATTTAGTAAGGATGCATCAGATTCATTCAGATCTTACTGACCCACTTTTTGATTTGTTCTTGTTTTCCCAGCTTGAAGCCTCTGGATGTTGAATTTATGAAGGCAATCCACAGCAAAGTCAACATCGTCCCTGTGATCGCCAAAGCTGATACGCTcacgctgagagagagagaccgtctCAAGAGAAGGGTGAGGATCTGACTCTCTCTGTCTACAACAAGCACAACTGATCATCTGACCGCATGACTAGTTGACAACTAGCCACAAAACTAACAACAGATGTTATATATTTGATCTTCTTTGGTGTTGATTCCAACATTGTGCTTTTTaagagcattagaaacacacttTTGACTAGTGCATTGAGTGTTTGGTGATCAGACAGTGTGTAACTGTAGCGTGGGGTGTGTACATGCATTCACACACCCCATGGATTGTGTCTGAAGCGGGGTCAGATGTGTGTCGACCTGCACGCTCTGCAGGTTAAGTTGGACACTGATTATGTGGCATTTATCTGGCTCCACCTCTTTGGGGCGTTATCTGTTATCCCACAGGAAGCACGCACAGATCAACACGAGCACTGGAGTTTTTTCAGTGTTTCTGCTGCTGCTTTGAGCACAATTATGTTAATGAATGGAAATGGTGGATGTTTATTTTGCCATTTTGTTTAAAATCATACACCGCCTCTGTTTGAGTTTTGGTTTCATTATTGCTGTATTACTCATCCTTCCGTTTGTAAAAAAAGACTTTTAGAgagtttaaaaacacaaatgtgaTGCATAGAAGCAACATTTAGGTGCATAAATTATATACAcacagtttggggttggtaagatttttaaaatgtttttgaaagacaccTGTTCTGCTcacgaggctgcatttattcaatcaaacatacagtaaaatcagtaattctctga encodes:
- the LOC132114952 gene encoding septin-2-like; the protein is MSHGEKGKFPDAAGYVGFANLPNQVHRKSVKKGFEFTLMVVGESGLGKSTLINSLFLTDLYPERYIPGAAEKIERTVQIEASTVEIEERGVKLRLTVVDTPGYGDAINSQDCFKTIIHYIDNQFERYLHDESGLNRRHIVDNRVHCCFYFISPFGHGLKPLDVEFMKAIHSKVNIVPVIAKADTLTLRERDRLKRRILDEISEHGIRIYQLPDADSDEDEEFKEQTRVLKASIPFAVIGSNQLIEVKGKKIRGRLYPWGVVEVENPEHNDFLKLRTMLVTHMQDLQEVTQDLHYENFRSERLKRTGRAAEEDVMDKDQILLEKEAELRRMQQMIAQMQAQMKMKPGDD